TTACTATAACCATTATACATCAAAAACCCGAGCATTAAAATGCCCGGGTCGAAATTATTATTAATATTGTTATCCTTTTATAGCTCCAGAAGTCAAACCTTCTACAATCTTATTCTGGAATATAAGAACCAGCAAAACTAAAGGAACTGTGATTATAACAGATGCCGCCATAAGCTGTCCCCAAGGTTGTTCATATTGTGATGCTCCAGTGAACATTGATATAGCTACTGGAACTGTGAACATTTCTGGGTTTATGACAAATGTCAAAGCAAACATGAATTCGTTCCAAGCTTGTATAAAAGTCAAAAGACCTGTTGTAACTATTGCTGGAATGGATAGAGGAATAACTATTTTATACAAAGTTTGGAATTTGTTACATCCATCTATATAAGCGGATTCTTCAACAGACTTTGGCAGATCTCTGAAGAAGTTCTGCAAAATCCAGGTCGTCAGTGGCAAAGTAATAGCTGTATAAGGAATGATAAGTCCTGGGTATGTGTCTATAAGTCCCATACTTCTCAAAAGTTGATACAAACCACCAAGTATAGAAACTTGAGGGAACATACTAACAGCCAGAATACTTCCCATAATCAAAACTTTTCCAGGAATTTTCAACCTTGCAACAGCATAACCAGCAAATGATCCGAGCACTAATGAAAACAATGTTGTTGAACCTGCAACTATAATTGAGTTCAAGATATTTCTTAAAAAGTTGTGTTCTCTAAAAACTCCGATGTAGTGGTCAAATGTCCACTCAGGAGGTAAAAGGCTGAAATCCTTTGTAAACAAGAATGTGTTGGATGTAAAAGAACTTCTTATAGCCCACCAAAAAGGAAAAACAAAGTATATGAAAATTACTACTACAAAAATATATAAAAATGTTTTTTCTATATTTTTCTTTGATCTCATCCCTAATTTCATCGAATCACCCCCTAATCTAATTTAAGATTCATTGATTTAATATAAATAAGAGTAAATACACCAATTAATAAAAATATTATTACTGAAAGGGCTGATCCATATCCAAATAACCCTCTGGGTGAGAATATATTATCCATAAGCAAACTTCTGTTGTAAACGGATAACGTTTCTGTGTCTTGACTACCTGGAGTCATGATATATACTATGTCAAAAACTCTCAGTGCATCAAGAGTTCTAAAAATTAGTGTAACGGCAATTGTTGGTTGCAATATTGGGAGTGTTATACTTGTAAACTGTCTCCATTTACTTGCTCCATCAATCCTGGCAGCTTCGTAAAGTTGACTTGGAATTGTTTGTAACCCTGCTAACAACAACAAAGCAACAAATGGCGTTGTTTTCCAAACGTCTACAGAAACAATCGCGTTCATTGCAAGTGATGGATCTGCAAGGATAGGTGTACCTTCTTCTAATATTCCCAAACTGTATAATAGATTACTTATAACTCCGTAATTATCGTTGTACATCCATCTCCACATTTGAGATGATATAACAGTAGGAACTGCCCATGGGATAAGCATAGCAGCTCTCATAAAACCTCTTCCTTTGAATTTTGCATTCATCAGCAATGCAACACCCAAACCAATTAAAAATTCTAATAATACTGATAAAACAGTAAAATAAATGGTATTCCACAATGAACTTAAAAATCGGGCATCTTGAAAGAGCCTTATATAATTCCCCAACCCTAAAAATTCTCTTTCAAAACCTGGCCTTAATGACCAACTAAAAAAACTATCGTATATAGTTTGGATTAAAGGTATAAAGGCAGTTATAGAAATTGCGAATATAGTAGGTATTATCAACCAGAAAGCAAGACGCATATCTTTTTTATTATATTTTTTTACTTTCATAAGCCACCTCCGAGAATATTTAAAAAAGACGGTAAGACGGAATAATTCCGCTTACCGCCTGTTTGTATTAAATTACATTAATTCTTTTAATTGTTTTTCTAAATCGTT
The DNA window shown above is from Geotoga petraea and carries:
- a CDS encoding carbohydrate ABC transporter permease — encoded protein: MKLGMRSKKNIEKTFLYIFVVVIFIYFVFPFWWAIRSSFTSNTFLFTKDFSLLPPEWTFDHYIGVFREHNFLRNILNSIIVAGSTTLFSLVLGSFAGYAVARLKIPGKVLIMGSILAVSMFPQVSILGGLYQLLRSMGLIDTYPGLIIPYTAITLPLTTWILQNFFRDLPKSVEESAYIDGCNKFQTLYKIVIPLSIPAIVTTGLLTFIQAWNEFMFALTFVINPEMFTVPVAISMFTGASQYEQPWGQLMAASVIITVPLVLLVLIFQNKIVEGLTSGAIKG
- a CDS encoding carbohydrate ABC transporter permease produces the protein MKVKKYNKKDMRLAFWLIIPTIFAISITAFIPLIQTIYDSFFSWSLRPGFEREFLGLGNYIRLFQDARFLSSLWNTIYFTVLSVLLEFLIGLGVALLMNAKFKGRGFMRAAMLIPWAVPTVISSQMWRWMYNDNYGVISNLLYSLGILEEGTPILADPSLAMNAIVSVDVWKTTPFVALLLLAGLQTIPSQLYEAARIDGASKWRQFTSITLPILQPTIAVTLIFRTLDALRVFDIVYIMTPGSQDTETLSVYNRSLLMDNIFSPRGLFGYGSALSVIIFLLIGVFTLIYIKSMNLKLD